Genomic window (bacterium):
CCGCCCCCGGAGTCGAAGACGCCGAACATCATCCCCATCAGGACCGAGAACATCATGGGCATGCCGAAGAGCCAGAAGATGTTGCCGCGATCGGCCAGGATCTTGCGGATGTGCACTTCGATGAGCGCGAGCAGGGCGCGTCCCTTCACAGCAACTCCCCCCTCCGCTCGCGGCGGTGCAGCAGCAGCAGGGCCACTACCAGCAGGACGGCGGATATGCCGGCCAGCACCGAGAGGGAATCGGTCACCGCGGACAGGCCCCGATCGTAGGAGACGATCGCGGTAAAGCCCTCGTTGGCCCAGTAGTTCGGCGTGAAGCGGGCCGCCGAGCGGATGAACGCCGGCATGGCTTCCGCGGGCACGAAGTTGCCGCCGATGATGGCCATGAACAGGATGATCCCGGTGCCGACCTGGCCCATCTGCTTCTCGGTCCGTGTCAGCATGGCGAGGACGAGGAAGAACGAGGCGAGGGCGGCGCTGGTCACCAGCGCATGTATCGGCAGGGCCACCGGGTCCGGTCCCAGATTCAGGCGAAAGACCAGCCTGCCCACGGCGAAGAGGATCAGCAGCTGCAATAGGCCGTTGCCGGTGGCGAAGGCCCACTTGCCCAGCAGCAGGTCCCGGGCGCGCAGGGGCGAGACGAGCATCCGGCGCAGGGTGCCGCCCTCCCTCTCCCGGTGGATGTCGCCGCCGGCGCCCCCTGCCGAGAACATCAGGAAGAACACGGCCATGCCCGGCAGGAAGTAGTCGAACATGTTGCGGCTGGCGCGGGCGTCCTCGTTCTCCGCGAGCGCCTCTCCGGTCCGGTCCTCCACCCGCAGGTCGATGCTCGCCCGTTCGAACGCGTCCTGGAGACTGAGCTGGTTGTCCAGCAGCCGCTGGAGCTCTTCCCAGGCCGTGCGGGCCTCGGCGGAGCCGTCACGGATGCGGCGGTAGACATCGAGGGTCGAGGCGTCGTCAAAAAGACCGCCGATGGCGTCGGCCTCCCCCCGCGCGGGATACCAGTCGTCGGGCCAGGCGCCGAAATAGGCGGCTTCGCCCGCCCGGACGTACAGCAGCATCCGCTCGAGGATCTGCTCCACGATGCCGGCCTTGAACTCGGAATTGATGTCCTTCCAGAGGGTGACCTCCACCCTGTCGCCGCGCAGAAGGCGAGTCATCAGGTCGTCGGGAATGATCAGCGCGGCCCGCATCTCGCCCGTGCGGACCAGGCGTTCCGCCTCCGCGCGCCCGGTCCACGTGACGTCGAAGAGCCCGGTTTCCCGCAACGCGTCGTCCAGGAACTGGCGGACCACCGCGGGCACGTCGCCGACGACCGCCAGGGGGATCGCGCTGATGCCCGCTTCCCCGCCGAAGCCGCCGAAGGAGAGACCGAGGATGGCCGTCAGGACCAGCGGCAGCAGCAGGGCCACGATCACGGCGTTGCGGTCGCTCCACCAGCGGCGCAGGTCCTTCACGATCACGGTGCGCAGAAGCAAGGCGTCCTCCTATTCGCGCAGCGCGCGTCCGGTGACCTTGAGGTACAGGGTTTCCAGGTCGGGCCGGATGATCTCCAGCTGCTCGAGGGTGAGGCCGCGCCCGGCGAGCTCGCTCTGCAGGACCGGCAGCAGGCTGGCGCCGTCGCGGCATTCGATCTGCAGCTTGCCGCGTCGCTCGCTCACCTCCAGCACATCGTCCCGGGTCGAGAGGGCGGCGGACAGAGCCGCCATCTCGGCCGCCGGCACCTGGCATCTCATCAGGTCCGCCTCGCCGATCTGCCGGATCAGCTCCTCCTTGTTCCCCAGGGCGACCATGCGTCCCTGGTCGATCACGGCGATACGATCGCAGAGCTGCTCGGCTTCCTCGAGATAGTGGGTGGTGTAGAGGACGGTCAGGCCGTCGTCGTTCATCTGCCGTATCAGCTCCAGGATGCGCGAACGGGCCTGGGCGTCGATGCCCACGGTCGGTTCGTCCAGGAACAGGACCTCGGGACGGTGCACCAGGCCGATCATGATGTTCAGTCGCCGCTTCATCCCGCCCGAGAAGCCCTTGACGGGCCGGCGCGCGTGATCGACGAGCTGACTCACCTCGAGCAATTCCCCCACCCTGACGCGCAGGGCCTTCCCGTCGAGTCCGTACAGCCGCCCCCAGAATTTCAGGTTCTGCTCGGCGTTCAGCTCCTCGTACAGGGCGAGTTCCTGGGGCACCACCCCGATGCGGCGGCGCACCTGGACCGGTTCCCGCGTCACATCGTGACCGCAGACCGTGACGGAGCCCGCATCGATGGGCAGCAACGTGGACAGCGCCGAGATGGTGGTCGTCTTGCCGGCGCCGTTGGGCCCGAGCAGCCCGAAGATCTCCCCCTCTTTCATGTCGAAGGAGATGCC
Coding sequences:
- a CDS encoding ABC transporter permease → MLLRTVIVKDLRRWWSDRNAVIVALLLPLVLTAILGLSFGGFGGEAGISAIPLAVVGDVPAVVRQFLDDALRETGLFDVTWTGRAEAERLVRTGEMRAALIIPDDLMTRLLRGDRVEVTLWKDINSEFKAGIVEQILERMLLYVRAGEAAYFGAWPDDWYPARGEADAIGGLFDDASTLDVYRRIRDGSAEARTAWEELQRLLDNQLSLQDAFERASIDLRVEDRTGEALAENEDARASRNMFDYFLPGMAVFFLMFSAGGAGGDIHREREGGTLRRMLVSPLRARDLLLGKWAFATGNGLLQLLILFAVGRLVFRLNLGPDPVALPIHALVTSAALASFFLVLAMLTRTEKQMGQVGTGIILFMAIIGGNFVPAEAMPAFIRSAARFTPNYWANEGFTAIVSYDRGLSAVTDSLSVLAGISAVLLVVALLLLHRRERRGELL
- a CDS encoding ATP-binding cassette domain-containing protein, with translation MIQVSDLVKSFGTVTAVDGISFDMKEGEIFGLLGPNGAGKTTTISALSTLLPIDAGSVTVCGHDVTREPVQVRRRIGVVPQELALYEELNAEQNLKFWGRLYGLDGKALRVRVGELLEVSQLVDHARRPVKGFSGGMKRRLNIMIGLVHRPEVLFLDEPTVGIDAQARSRILELIRQMNDDGLTVLYTTHYLEEAEQLCDRIAVIDQGRMVALGNKEELIRQIGEADLMRCQVPAAEMAALSAALSTRDDVLEVSERRGKLQIECRDGASLLPVLQSELAGRGLTLEQLEIIRPDLETLYLKVTGRALRE